Proteins from a single region of Amycolatopsis sp. CA-230715:
- a CDS encoding carbohydrate kinase family protein, with product MKISVIGNLGLDVVAAQVDRMPPPGTEVMIDTIDVRPGGSAGNTAMALAALGVRHELHASLGDDTTATLVRALLTEGGVDCSHLRTTPGTPTAVSIAVQSNRRDRGFLATDGHLRSYDRDSVPREALTADLVLFTGYFTTPALQGPPTEQMLRQVKASGGRTLFDPGSDPDGWRPHTLTTLKSLLPLVDVFLPNARELAVVAGIEDPRAATKALHELTGGHVIAKLGADGCLGIGPGEDFTCSARSARTADTTGAGDAFNAGLLYGLAHRLPWPRAARDATIVATEAVSRTSPHRHIREPDLIDLRNHRS from the coding sequence GTGAAGATCAGCGTCATCGGCAACCTCGGGCTCGACGTCGTGGCGGCACAGGTCGACCGCATGCCGCCGCCCGGCACCGAGGTCATGATCGACACCATCGACGTCCGTCCCGGCGGCAGCGCGGGAAACACCGCGATGGCACTCGCCGCCCTTGGTGTGCGGCACGAACTGCACGCCTCCCTCGGCGACGACACCACCGCGACGCTCGTCCGAGCCCTGCTCACCGAAGGCGGTGTTGACTGCTCCCACCTGCGCACCACCCCCGGTACGCCGACAGCGGTGTCGATCGCCGTTCAGAGCAACCGGCGCGACCGAGGTTTCCTGGCCACCGACGGCCACCTCCGTTCCTACGACCGCGATTCCGTCCCCCGCGAAGCGCTCACGGCCGATCTCGTGCTGTTCACCGGTTACTTCACCACCCCGGCGCTGCAGGGACCGCCGACGGAGCAGATGCTGCGCCAGGTCAAGGCCTCCGGCGGACGCACCCTTTTCGATCCCGGCTCCGACCCCGACGGCTGGCGGCCCCACACCCTGACCACGCTGAAGTCCCTGCTGCCACTCGTGGACGTCTTTCTGCCGAACGCGCGGGAACTGGCGGTCGTCGCCGGCATCGAAGATCCCCGGGCCGCGACGAAGGCACTGCACGAACTCACCGGAGGCCATGTGATCGCCAAACTCGGTGCCGACGGCTGCCTTGGCATCGGCCCGGGAGAAGACTTCACCTGCTCGGCTCGGTCGGCGCGAACCGCGGACACGACCGGCGCCGGCGACGCCTTCAACGCCGGCCTGCTCTACGGCCTCGCCCACCGGTTGCCCTGGCCGCGCGCCGCCCGCGACGCGACGATCGTGGCTACCGAAGCCGTTTCCCGCACCTCGCCCCACCGGCACATCCGTGAACCGGACCTGATCGACCTGCGGAACCACCGAAGCTGA
- a CDS encoding ankyrin repeat domain-containing protein, with amino-acid sequence MLDRAGRDELHYAAADNDVVTVKERLDAGVDVDLAERRSGFTPLHFAVQGGALDTTVALLDAGADIQAPTVPRGASPLHLAVSGWRLNPDGAMIDLLLARGADKTAREKNGWTPDDLAKGAFEFPAALAAKLHP; translated from the coding sequence ATGCTTGACCGTGCCGGGCGCGACGAGTTGCATTACGCGGCCGCGGACAACGACGTGGTAACGGTGAAGGAACGGCTCGATGCCGGGGTCGACGTCGACCTGGCCGAGCGCCGCTCCGGTTTCACCCCGCTGCACTTCGCCGTGCAGGGCGGCGCGCTCGACACCACCGTCGCTCTGCTCGACGCTGGTGCGGACATCCAGGCACCCACCGTGCCGCGAGGAGCGTCGCCGCTGCACCTGGCGGTGTCGGGCTGGCGGCTGAACCCGGACGGGGCGATGATCGATCTGCTGCTCGCCCGCGGTGCCGACAAAACCGCCCGCGAGAAGAACGGGTGGACGCCGGACGATCTCGCGAAAGGCGCCTTCGAGTTCCCGGCCGCCCTCGCCGCGAAGCTGCACCCATGA
- a CDS encoding dihydropteroate synthase: MGVVNVTADSFADRGRFLAPTAALTHAHRLLAAGADVVELGPRPVILAPSR, from the coding sequence GTGGGGGTCGTCAACGTCACCGCGGACTCGTTCGCCGACCGTGGCCGGTTCCTGGCGCCCACCGCCGCGCTCACGCACGCTCACCGATTGCTGGCAGCGGGCGCCGATGTCGTCGAACTCGGCCCGCGGCCAGTCATCCTGGCGCCGAGCCGGTGA